TTTGTTTAATACGCTATTGTAATTGCTTAGAAAAGCGAATCAATTAtttgttaatacattttttctaAACAATTGTAAAACAATATTGCAAGTATTTCAATTTGCATATGTAAGACAGGATTACAAGATTGTTCAATAATGGTTTATTGCACCTCAATGTATTGTagattaaatatacatatatacacacatatatatactgcaAATACGTATTTCATATTAATCAATTCTGGTAAAGAGAGAGAAAGCGGGAGAGAGAGAGTTCAATATGCATTTTGAATACACGTATATTCTTTCTAATGGctgtaataataatttttatcatttattcgAGAATGGCGATAGTTCCGTTCATTTCTGGTTTTGACTTTGATAAGGGACTGCTTGTTCTGATAACAAGTACTAATGCTGGAATTAGTGCGATGATTGTACACGCTAACCCGATACCGAATGCTCCGCGCAGACAGTGTTGTCCGTAACAGAACAGTTCATTGGGGGTAGTTATAGCGCTTTCATATAGGACACCAAATGCCTCTTGTAGAGCGAAGCAAACTAGAGCGTTGACAAGAAGTATAATTCCCCAGTTCCTGCCGAGGTTTCCTATATACAATATGTCTGTCATTAGTGCTGGTCCCAAGGACCACATGATGGCGTTGCCGACCCCAACTAAAATGGTGGCAATGATCAAGATGGTGAACACGTCGACAAGTAATAGGAACAACATCTGCGAAATGACAAACGAGCCGATACCGATAAGGAGTACACTCGACCTGGGAAAGGTTTCAATATACCTGTCCGAGAACACCCCAATCAGGATACTGACCGCCATGACAGAGATCGGAATCAGCAGTACCAGCGTGGGATTGTGCTCGTCCAGTCTGACGCTCGTGGCAATCTCTGTCAGGTTGTTGGTGACAAACACTCCGACCGAAGCTGTTAGTATAAACACCCATAGCAATGCGTGGAAGTTGCAGTTCGCAGCTAGCTGTGATAGTGTCAATGCGTGGTCCTTTTCCCGTATAGGATTCAGATCGTTTAGTATTCCGTTTAAATCCTCGTAAGACAAAGCTGATTTCACGCTTTCTTTGTCTTCGGGAAGCATCCGTAAGAACAATATGCACAGTATATTTACAACACCAAATGATATAGCTAGTAGCAGCATCATGTGTGGGAAACTGTCCAAATTGTCTGGATCCTGTCCGTTAAATGCATGATAATATATAAGGGAGTACACGAAGGGACTTCCAGCAAAGAAAACATTGAGCGTTCCCATCACCTTGCCTCTTTGTTGTTGGCTAAAGTTCACGAGGTTCGTGTTTAGTGCCACCATGTACGTGAATGA
This genomic window from Argopecten irradians isolate NY chromosome 4, Ai_NY, whole genome shotgun sequence contains:
- the LOC138322081 gene encoding uncharacterized protein — protein: MGICCCSPRWMKFLGLALGCLGEFVTGSLYVFNVYLGAIKRTFNYTQREVELQSSLLYVGQGCGFLPGMFFDRFGPGWSSSVGLALGVGSYMFLWSTSKAVLFYSIRSWLMGIYFFLAGLGSSFTYMVALNTNLVNFSQQQRGKVMGTLNVFFAGSPFVYSLIYYHAFNGQDPDNLDSFPHMMLLLAISFGVVNILCILFLRMLPEDKESVKSALSYEDLNGILNDLNPIREKDHALTLSQLAANCNFHALLWVFILTASVGVFVTNNLTEIATSVRLDEHNPTLVLLIPISVMAVSILIGVFSDRYIETFPRSSVLLIGIGSFVISQMLFLLLVDVFTILIIATILVGVGNAIMWSLGPALMTDILYIGNLGRNWGIILLVNALVCFALQEAFGVLYESAITTPNELFCYGQHCLRGAFGIGLACTIIALIPALVLVIRTSSPLSKSKPEMNGTIAILE